CTAGCGCCGCCTGCGCATGCCGCTCAGCGCCCGCGCGGGCCTCGATCTCGGCCTGCAGGGCGTGTGCTCGGGCCCGGATCGTTACGCTTTCGCCGGCTCGTGCATCCCGCACGGCCGCTTCGACGAGTTGCTGTGCTGCCTCAATGCCTGGCGTCGAGTACAAGGTGACGAGGGCGTGACTCATGTGGACTGCTGCGCGGCGCCACGGCGAGCCGGTACCGCCGGCTGCCGCGGTTGCTTCGGCGTACAGCGCCCGTGATGCTGCGTCGTCACGCGTCTCGAACGCCGCGCGGCCGGCCAGGGTGTACGCCTGTGCGGCGACCGTCTGCAGACCGGGCAGCATCGGATCGGGCACGCCTGTGTCGAGCAGCCTGCGGCATGACTCGACGATGGGGGCGAGCAGGAGCTGCACCCGGACGAAGGGCATGCTGCCGACTTGTCCGTTCACGTAGCCGACGGCGAGCCGCATGTCGGCAAGCAGCCCCTCGTCGACTCTCAATGGGTCGGCCAGGGCGGCAGGCAGGGCGTGTTGTGTCGACGGGCCGAGCAGCGCGAGCAGCCCGCCACCACCGTCAGTCGCAGTCTTCACCAGCAGCGTGCGCAGGTCGTCGAGGCGGCGCTCGCTTTCGCCGAGGTGTGCGAACGCGTCGAGCAGCTCGCCGAAATCACTTCCGGCACCGAGGGACGTCTGCCCATCGCTGCTGCCGGCGTATAGGTGGGCGAGCGGCAGTTGATACCGCTCACCAGGCAGGATCGGCGCCTTGTTGGACTCCCACCGTGCGACGGACCGCTGCACACGCACGGCGCTGGAGTCGAGCGGCTGCCCGAGTTCAGCAGCCTTGCCGATGATGGCTCGCGCGGTGTCCGCGAGGGACCAACCACGCACGAGTCGTAGCCGTTTGAGTGTGGCAGCGCCGACGAGTTTGTCGTGCGCGCTCATGCCCTCATGATGCACGCTCCGTAGCTCATACGGGCACGATCAGTCGCGGTTTCCCCTGCAACGCTGCGTAGTTGATCGTCTGCCACGTGCCCGAGGTGCCCTCCGGCCCTTCGAGCGGAAACCCGATCACCATCTGCGCGCGGTCGACCATGTACCTATTGCGGGCGTGATACGCGGGCGTGCGCAGTTCACCGGCGCCGAGTTCGATGATCTCAGCGATCCGGTCTCGGCAGCGATCGATCGCCTGTCGTGCCTCGGCCGGCTGCTGCGCGACGGTGCCCGGCGCGACGACCGCGATCCGCGCCTGCGAGTTACCGGCGAGCCACAGCAGGCTAAGGCTGTCGATACCGACCGCGCCGCCGATGTAGAACTGTGCGTCGTCGGTCGCCCATGGCCCGAGGTAGGTACCGAACAGGTCGCTGAACCAGGTGAGTTCGCGGTGTCCGGTCTGCCGTGTACCGGTAATCCCCTGTACCCCGGGCTCGGCGAGATCGTCACCGCGCACGGCGGCCGATACCTCACCGCCTACGGATACGAGATCGGGGAGCACGGCGACGAGCCCGCGACCGCTGACCGCGTCGCGTTCCTGCTCGGGCTGCCTCGCGTGAGTCTCTCCGGGCAGTCGACGAAGTGCCCGGGGGTCGTCAGGTGATTGAGGAACCGCGCAAGATCAGCGACACTCGGCTCGTCGCCGGCGGGTTCGATGGGTTCGTCGCCCTCGACTGGATCAGAGACGCCGCGAGCGTAACCGGCGCACTCGCCACGTGGGATCAGGGCGGTCTCGCCGAGGCCGCGGTCGGCAGGAGTTGGGACGTCGTCCGCCTGCCGCGCGCACTCGGGTGGAAGACCGTCACGCAGATGCGGCTGTACGGCACGCCCGTCGGCCCGGTGCAGCACACTCCCGACGGCGTCGAGGTGCTCGTGCCGGTCGGCTCGGCCGCCGAGTGGCACCTGCCCGAGGCCGAGGTGTTCACCGCGGGCACTGTCGCAGTACCGCACCCCGCGACGATCGCCCCGCACACACAGCAAGGGCACACATGGATCGTCTCGCCACGGGAGTGCGGGCAGTTCACCGACGCCGATCTGCTGCGCGAGGCGTATGCCGCGGCCATCGCCGCCACACACATGGACACCGTCCGATGACGGCCGCCCTGCCTGCCGAGCGGCTGACCGAGGACCCGATCCCGGCGCTGATCGAGGCCGCTTTCGACTCGACACGCAGGCAGCCGACGCCGAGCGTCTCGTCGAGATCGACAGATTGCTGCGAGAAGAGATCGACCGGCTGCAGGCGACCGCTCGTGCCATGGCCGATTGCCGGCCGGTCCGCTCGCGCGGTTGGTATGCCCTCGTGAACGCCGCCGACACGGCCGACGACGCTCTCGGATTCCAGAACCGCGAGGGTTTCGCCGGGGCGCTGAACGTCAGCGAACTGGCACGGCGCGTCCTCGAACTACGAGCCGTTACCGCCCCTACCGACGACCCTGGAGTCCACAGTGAGCAGTGATGCCCTTGAGGAACCGGCACGTCTGCACCGGATCATCTCGTCGTACGAGGTCCCGCTGCAACTGCTGGCTGCAGCCCGGGCGGGTACCGGGTGTGTCTGGTGCGCATGTCCGACCGACGAAACGGCCGTGCATCTGGAGCCGACCGTGATTCCTCGGCTCGCCTTGCACTACCGGGGCTGCACCGCCTGCCAGCAACGGAAGACCTGCCACGTCGGCCGAGGACGGCGCGTTCTGCACGAGCGAACCATGGCCCCGGCCGGGAAGGTTCTCACCGACTGCTCCGCCTGCCCGGCGCCCTTGCAGGCCACCGACGCGATCAGGCCGGTGCGGTGGGACGTCGGCACCACAATGCACCTCGGTTACGGCCACATGGGGTGTGTGACGGCGAGGAGTAGCGTGCGGTGACCGACTGCACCATCTGAGAGCAGCCGTCAAGGGCGGTGAGCCGCGTAAGCAGCTCACGCGCCGCGACAGCAGGGGCAATAGGCTGCCGCCGGCGTTCATGCACGAGGCGTGCCGCAGGCGCCCGTCGATGGTCCCGTTCATCGCGTCATGGTCGAGCGAGATCGTCGGCAACCCGCACGTGGTGTATCGGCTCGGCGGGATCGGCTACGCGGACGAGGTCGTCTCGGACCGGAACGCCGAGGGCGTACTGATGCTGCGGCGCCCCGACCACCGCGGTGTCGGCGAACCCCGGTACGGCAAGGTGCATCCCGGCCGGCAATTCCAAGCCATGGCCGATCTGCTGTGCCAAGTGTGCAGCGAGCCGGCCGACCAGAACCACCGCGGGACGCTGTGGCTGCTCGAGGACTCGCGCGAGGACTGACAGGGGTGGCCCGACGACCTCGTCACCACTCACCCGCCGACCTGCCTGCAGTGCGTGCGTAAGGCGCGCGAGGAGTGTCGGCAGATGTGGGCCGGCAGTGTCCTCGTACGGGTCGGCGAGTCCGAGCTTTACGGTGTGCTGGGCCACCGGTACACCTCGAGCCGAGTCGGGCCCCTGCCGGTCGGAAGGGACGTCGTGCCGTTCGGGTCACCGCTGCTCGACTGGACGGTCGCGGCGCAGTTTATGCGTGTCCTGAATGGGTGCACCCTCGTGAGCCTCGACGAGGAACTCGGGGCGCTCGTATAGGCCGGGGTGCCCGGTGGGCATCGGGTCACGGCCGACGCGCACAGGTCACGGCCGACGCGCAAAGGGCTACCGCCGCTTACCGGTAGGTCGTCAAATCCGGCAATAGAGATCAAGACCTTGTCTCGGACCATCACGTGCTTCGGGTCGTTTGTCGGTCGCGTCGAAATGGCCAGCGGGCTTGGACAGGCCTGCGTGCCGAGCGCGTCGCGCAAGTGCACGAGCAGGATGCTGAGATCTGCGCCCTCTGCGCCGCGGGCTGAGAGCGCCCCGGCGACCACGCTCCGCACGGAACTACGCGCTGTTGGGCCAGTCGTACGGTCCGCCGCCGCGCCACTCGATCAGCTCGGGGTCGTCGATCGCCCTGCCGGCGGTCGGCAGGTCCGCACGGTGCAGGAAGTCAAGTACGTCGAACAGGCTGTACGCAGTGCCCACGCGCTCACCGTGAATCGTCACCCGCCGTCCGCCGTCCTGAGCGGGCGGGAGCACAACCACCTGAGGGCGCCCGTCCATGAGACCAGCATGCCCCGAAAACACTCCGACAGGCAGCTTCGCCAAGTAGTGAGCGGGCTTGGGGGCCGCGCCGGCTTCCACGGCGGTCAGCCGGTCCCGGCCAGGGCTTGGGCCGTCCGTCCCGACGCCGGGGTACGACCGGCCCAACGCCACCCACCCCGCTAGGGAATGACGATTCCGCGCTCGCCCACTTCGGGATGCGGCGGTAGTCCGGGCAACGTGACCCGTGCGGGCCTCTCCGCGACCGCGGCCGCGGCTGCGGCCGCGCGATGGTGCAGTCCTGCCGCGGCGGCCACATAGTCCCGGGACGTGAGCAGCCCCACCAGTTGTCCATGCCCGTCTGTGACCGGCAGGGCGTCGGTGTCCTCCTCCGTCATGACGGCTGCCGCGTGCGACACGGACTCCTCCGGGTGGATCCTCGCGGTCCGGCGGGAGCGCACGAGATCGCGCACCCTTCGCCGGGACAACACATCCCCTGCGCAGGCCACAGCAAGTTCGGCCCGGTCCAGTACTCCGGCGCAGCAGCCGTCCGTGCGGACCACGGGCAGGGCTCGCTGTCCCGATCGTTCCAGTACTTCCCAGGCCATCAGCAGCGTCTCGTCCTCACCAACCGAGTACGGCGCGGTGTCCATCAGACTCCGCACCACAGGGTTCTCAATCACGGCGCCTCCTTGTGTTACTGCCGGGATCAACTGATCCGGCAATCCGCCTGTGTTGGGGCAGCCGCATGCCGGATACCCGTTTCCCTTCCGCGTGCCTCTTCACGCTGACTCCTCGGCGACGGCCTGTCATGGGGCCTTACGGCCTGGGAAACGCCGATCGGACCTACAAGCCGGTCTGGCCCGTCGGCGCTCGGGCGTCCGGTGTGCCGTAGCCCCGTGCCCACATGAGTGGCAGCAGCCCCAACAGTCACATCAGCCTCGGCTGTACTTCGGCCCTACGCAGCTGTGGCGGCATCGCGCAAAGGCCCTGCGGACCCCCGGCGGAGCCATACGTCCCCTGCCGCAGTCGTAGGTGCGGCGACGTGATGGACGGAGCCAATACCCGTAGATCGCGAACGCCGGACGGCACGAGGTGTGTCATGTATCGATTCGCCCGTCAAGCACAATCGTCTCCAGAGGCGCCGATGACCCCGCCGCGGCTCGAACCCGTGCTGTTGGCGGCCACCTCGGCTGCGCTGGTCGCGGGCGGTGGCGCCTGGTGTACCGGCAATGGTGAACCTTGCCGACCTGTTGTGGGGCCTGGGAACCCTGTCCGCCGTCCTCCCGGCGGTGGGCTGGGTGCTGGCCGTGCTGCGGCACGGACGGGCGGGCGGGCGTCGATCTGATCGGCGTCCTGCCCTCGGCGGCACCCTGGCCGTCCACGAGTTTCTGGCCGGTGCCCTCATCGCGTTGATGCTGGCGACGGGCCGGACGCTGGAGGCTGCGGCGCGGCGGCGCGCCTATCACGACCTGCGTGCCCTGCTGGAAAACGCACCGCGATCGGTCCAGCGTCGCACCGAAGCCGGCGTGGCCACGATTCCGCTCGCGGCAATCGCCGTCGGTGACCTGCTGTTCGTGGGGCCGGGCGAGACGGTTCCGGTCGATGGGCGCGTGGAAAGCACCGCCGCGGTCCTGGACGAGTCGGTTCGCAGCGGCGTGGTCAACGCCGGTGGAGCCTTCGACCTGCGCGCCACCGCGACCGAGAAGGACAGTACGTACGCCGGGATCGCAGGGCTGGCCCGGCAGGCCTGCGCCGAGTCCGCGCCCGTCGTACGGCTGGCCTACCGCTACGCGGCCTGGTTCCTGCCCCTGTCCCTGGCGGTGGCCGGGACCGCCTGGCTGGTGAGAGGCTCCGCGACGCGGGCGGTCGCGGTACTTGTGGTCGCGACCCCGTGCCCCCTGCTGCTGGCGGCGCCGGTCGCCGTAGTGTCCGGACTCTCCCGTGCCTCCCGCGTCGGTGTCGTCGTCCGGGACGGTGGCGCCCTGGAGAACCTGGGCCGGGCGCACACTCTCATGCTCGACAAGACGAGCGCGCTGACCCGGGGCCGCCCCCGTGTCGTCGACGTGATCGCCGCGCCCGGCAGGCAGCCGGCGGCGGTGCTCCGGCTGGCCGCCTCGCTCGACCAGTACTCGCGCCACGTTCTGGCCCAGGCCATCGTCGATGCCGCGCACGAGAGAAGGCCGGCGTTGTCGGTGCCGGAAAGCGTCAATGAAGAGCCGAGCATGGGTGTTTCGGGCACCGTGGAGGGACCGCGAGTCCGCGTCGGTCGGTCGGGGATGCCCGGCGGCGGGTAGTCCTGGGCTCGTGCGGTCGACAACCCGGCGCTGCTCGATGGCGCGGCCGTCGCCTGGGTGCGCGCGGACGGGCAGGTCACAGGTGCCGTGCTGCTCCACGATGCGCTGCGCTACGCCGCCCACCGCACCCTGCGCCTTCTGCGGGCGGCGGGTATCTCCCGGCTTGTGATGCTCACGGAGGACCGGGCCGAGCCCGCGCGCGAGGCCGGCGCCGTTCTCGGCCTCGACGAGGTGCGCGCCGGACTCGGCCCGGCGGACAAGGTCGCCGCCGTACGCGCCGAACGCGAACACGCGGTCACCGTCATGGCCGGCGACGGTGTCAACGACGCCCCGGCCCTCGCGGCCGCGGACGTCGGCGTGGCGATGGGTGCCCGAGGCGCC
The genomic region above belongs to Streptomyces sp. CG1 and contains:
- a CDS encoding HPP family protein → MIENPVVRSLMDTAPYSVGEDETLLMAWEVLERSGQRALPVVRTDGCCAGVLDRAELAVACAGDVLSRRRVRDLVRSRRTARIHPEESVSHAAAVMTEEDTDALPVTDGHGQLVGLLTSRDYVAAAAGLHHRAAAAAAAVAERPARVTLPGLPPHPEVGERGIVIP